A portion of the endosymbiont of Galathealinum brachiosum genome contains these proteins:
- a CDS encoding cell division protein ZapD: protein MSEQLIFEQPLNEHIRTFLRLEHLFNQFHQHVDHQSDWDTHSAVKAILDILSMLGRGDIKRETIKELERQNVNLQSFVEIPGINHDKLTKIIHDQKKCLQELHAIGGIVGHELQQHELLNAIRQRLSMPGGLCEFDLPVYAHWLNQPFEKRTEILNQWFAPFKTLNTAIDLILQVIRDSTDAIDESAEDGFYQKNLDANLTCLMIRVILPDDTTVFPEISAGKHRFTIRFLKAGNLANRPEQDKSNIDFKLACCIL from the coding sequence ATGTCTGAGCAACTCATCTTTGAGCAACCCCTGAACGAACACATTCGTACATTTTTACGTCTGGAACATTTATTTAATCAGTTTCATCAACATGTTGATCATCAATCTGACTGGGATACACATAGCGCTGTAAAAGCTATTCTCGATATACTGAGCATGCTAGGACGTGGCGACATCAAACGTGAAACAATCAAGGAGCTCGAACGCCAGAACGTCAACTTACAGTCATTTGTTGAAATACCCGGCATTAACCACGACAAATTAACTAAAATCATCCATGATCAGAAAAAATGTTTGCAGGAATTGCATGCTATTGGCGGTATTGTTGGTCATGAGTTGCAACAACATGAATTACTAAATGCCATTAGACAACGATTAAGCATGCCTGGTGGATTATGTGAATTTGACCTACCTGTCTATGCTCATTGGCTAAATCAACCTTTTGAAAAGCGCACTGAGATCTTAAACCAGTGGTTTGCTCCATTCAAAACATTAAATACAGCTATTGATTTAATTTTACAGGTTATCAGGGACAGCACTGATGCAATAGATGAATCAGCAGAAGACGGCTTTTATCAAAAAAACCTTGATGCTAATTTAACCTGTCTAATGATAAGAGTAATACTGCCTGATGATACAACAGTATTTCCCGAAATTAGCGCGGGGAAACACCGATTCACTATTCGTTTTTTGAAGGCAGGAAATTTAGCAAATAGACCTGAACAGGATAAAAGCAATATAGATTTTAAATTAGCCTGTTGTATTTTATAA
- a CDS encoding dephospho-CoA kinase, translating to MIKIALTGGIGCGKSTVCELFSQHAIPVIDTDIIARELVKPGEDTLIEIIDYFGSEILLPDRSLDRKALAGKVFNNLKSKKALESILHPKIRKATQSQINSLNTCYVIIAIPLLVETKQLSDYDYVLVVDCSEEQQIERTIYRDHRTLDEVQSIINSQVSREERNSVADDIIDNSGDRKSLVTRIDQLHAKYMNFCKSA from the coding sequence ATGATTAAAATTGCCTTAACCGGCGGTATAGGTTGTGGAAAAAGTACTGTCTGTGAACTATTTTCACAACACGCCATTCCTGTTATTGATACCGATATCATTGCACGCGAGCTGGTTAAACCAGGCGAAGATACTTTAATTGAAATAATTGATTATTTTGGATCAGAAATATTATTACCTGACAGATCACTCGACAGAAAAGCATTAGCCGGTAAAGTTTTTAATAACTTAAAAAGCAAAAAAGCTCTGGAATCAATACTCCACCCTAAAATTAGAAAAGCGACACAATCACAGATAAATAGCTTAAATACCTGTTATGTCATTATTGCTATCCCCTTATTAGTTGAAACTAAACAACTGTCTGACTATGACTATGTACTTGTAGTTGACTGTAGTGAAGAGCAACAAATAGAACGAACAATCTACCGCGATCATAGAACCTTAGATGAAGTACAATCGATTATAAACTCACAGGTTTCGCGAGAAGAACGAAACTCGGTTGCAGATGATATTATTGATAACTCTGGAGACAGAAAATCACTTGTCACACGCATTGATCAGCTCCATGCTAAATATATGAATTTTTGCAAATCAGCTTAA
- a CDS encoding prepilin peptidase, whose translation MQNTLIEFQNNPWLFFTTVTLISLSVGSFLNVVIYRLPVMMQNEWRTDCKNFLELEPDKKTPEIFNLSKPDSSCPNCGHKIRAWENIPVISYMVLGGKCSSCKTHISIQYPVIEIVTALLSVLIAIKFGVSGETFFGLIFTWALVSLTVIDAKTQLLPDDITLPLLWLGILVNTSGLYTDLESSVFGAIAGYLILWSIYKLFKLVTGKEGMGYGDFKLLAALGAWMGWVMLPQIILLSSLVGAVIGISMIMIRKHDKGVPIPFGPYLAIAGWIAFVWGAEINQLWLNIQA comes from the coding sequence ATACAAAACACCCTGATTGAGTTTCAAAATAATCCATGGTTGTTTTTTACAACGGTTACTTTAATTAGTTTGAGTGTTGGAAGTTTTTTAAACGTTGTTATCTATCGCCTGCCCGTTATGATGCAAAACGAATGGCGCACAGACTGCAAAAACTTTCTGGAACTAGAGCCCGATAAAAAAACACCAGAAATTTTTAATTTATCCAAACCGGATTCAAGTTGCCCTAATTGCGGACATAAAATTCGTGCCTGGGAAAATATTCCTGTGATTAGTTATATGGTTTTAGGTGGTAAATGCTCATCATGTAAAACACATATTTCAATTCAGTATCCTGTTATTGAAATAGTAACCGCATTATTGTCTGTGCTTATTGCAATTAAATTTGGCGTTAGTGGTGAAACATTTTTTGGTTTAATTTTTACCTGGGCATTAGTTTCTCTCACTGTGATTGATGCTAAAACCCAGTTATTACCAGATGATATTACGCTACCTCTACTCTGGCTCGGTATTTTAGTAAATACCTCCGGACTTTATACAGATCTTGAATCATCAGTATTTGGCGCAATAGCGGGTTACCTTATACTCTGGTCTATTTATAAATTATTTAAATTAGTTACCGGTAAAGAAGGCATGGGATACGGTGATTTTAAATTACTTGCCGCCCTGGGCGCATGGATGGGTTGGGTAATGCTGCCGCAGATAATTTTACTTTCATCACTTGTTGGTGCTGTAATAGGTATATCTATGATTATGATACGTAAACATGATAAAGGTGTACCAATTCCCTTCGGACCTTATCTTGCTATTGCTGGCTGGATTGCATTTGTCTGGGGTGCAGAAATAAATCAGTTATGGCTTAATATTCAGGCATGA
- the argJ gene encoding bifunctional ornithine acetyltransferase/N-acetylglutamate synthase (bifunctional arginine biosynthesis protein ArgJ; functions at the 1st and 5th steps in arginine biosynthesis; involved in synthesis of acetylglutamate from glutamate and acetyl-CoA and ornithine by transacetylation between acetylornithine and glutmate), which produces MAVNLVEPDSLLPVKGIRLATVAAGIKKNQSDDLVLIELADNSQCAAVFTQNKFCAAPVSVAKKNMQSKTPRYLLVNSGNANAGTGEQGMQDAFESCALVAQQAGCEPDEVLPFSTGVIGENLPVNKIETALPVLHEKLVENNWLNAGRGIMTTDTKLKGISRQITLQGKTVTVTGLSKGAGMIQPNMATMLAYIATDAVINKDLLQQCLTSAVNISFNSITVDSDTSTNDACVLMATGHAGNDVITQVNDDYKALLNVISEVCLYLAQAIIRDAEGATKFVALQVNSASSISDARQVAYTVAHSPLVKTALFASDPNWGRILAAVGRAGVDFDIDKIKIFLGDICIVSNGGRDVAYTEEQGQQVMNQQEITIRIELQTGDQSACVWTSDLSYDYVKINSEYRS; this is translated from the coding sequence ATGGCTGTAAATTTAGTTGAACCAGATTCGCTTTTACCTGTTAAAGGTATCAGGCTGGCAACAGTCGCTGCAGGTATTAAAAAAAATCAGTCGGATGATCTTGTTTTAATAGAGCTAGCAGATAATAGTCAATGTGCAGCTGTTTTTACTCAGAATAAATTCTGTGCAGCACCTGTTAGTGTTGCAAAAAAAAATATGCAATCAAAAACACCGCGTTATTTATTAGTAAACTCAGGTAATGCAAATGCTGGTACCGGTGAGCAGGGTATGCAGGATGCGTTTGAAAGCTGTGCTCTGGTTGCACAACAGGCTGGGTGTGAACCTGATGAGGTTTTACCTTTTTCAACGGGAGTTATAGGTGAGAACTTACCTGTTAATAAAATAGAAACTGCCTTACCTGTGTTGCATGAGAAGTTAGTTGAGAATAACTGGCTTAATGCGGGCCGTGGCATAATGACAACAGATACTAAATTAAAAGGTATTTCACGTCAGATAACATTACAGGGCAAAACAGTAACTGTTACCGGTCTTTCAAAAGGTGCAGGCATGATACAGCCAAATATGGCTACTATGTTAGCTTACATCGCTACAGATGCGGTGATTAATAAAGACCTGTTACAACAGTGTTTAACTTCTGCGGTTAACATCTCTTTTAATTCGATTACGGTCGATAGTGATACATCAACGAATGATGCCTGTGTTTTGATGGCAACAGGTCATGCTGGAAATGATGTTATTACTCAGGTTAATGATGATTACAAAGCATTATTAAATGTCATTAGTGAGGTCTGCCTGTATCTTGCTCAGGCCATTATTCGTGATGCTGAAGGGGCAACAAAATTTGTTGCCTTACAGGTTAATTCTGCAAGTTCAATATCCGATGCGCGTCAGGTTGCATACACTGTTGCCCATTCCCCACTTGTTAAAACGGCTCTGTTTGCCAGTGACCCGAACTGGGGGCGCATTCTTGCTGCTGTCGGCCGTGCTGGTGTTGATTTTGATATAGATAAAATTAAAATATTCCTGGGTGATATTTGTATCGTTTCTAATGGTGGGCGAGATGTGGCTTATACAGAAGAGCAGGGGCAACAGGTTATGAATCAACAGGAAATTACAATTCGTATAGAGCTGCAAACGGGTGATCAATCTGCCTGTGTCTGGACCAGTGATTTGTCTTATGATTATGTAAAAATAAATTCTGAGTATCGTAGTTAA
- a CDS encoding preprotein translocase subunit SecA, producing MASTLMRKIFGSRNDRQVKKYRKVVNKINNYESDNEGLSDEQLGAKTVEYRERFNQGESLDDLLPEAFATVREASKRVLGMRHFDVQMIGGIVLHNGNIAEMRTGEGKTLVATLATYLNALSSKGVHVITVNDYLAQRDAGWMGKLYAFLGLSTGVVISGMEPLAKKQAYESDITYGTNNEFGFDYLRDNMAFSVEEKVQRELNFAVVDEVDSILIDEARTPLIISGPTNDNSELYVKFNGLIKELEQGEEGETKEEEPTGDYTVDEKNKSVAITEQGHEKVEELLIREGILDDNDSLYSATNINLIHYLTASIRANVLFQKDVSYIVSDGKIVIVDEFTGRTMEGRRWSDGLHQAIEAKEGVNIENENQTLAGITFQNYFRLYNKLAGMTGTADTEAFEFQSIYNLEVMVIPTNLDVARVDNGDLIFLTVEEKFNAIAEDVKDCIERKQPVLVGTASIEASEHLSELLTRLKVKHNVLNAKQHEREAGIIAEAGVPGAVTIATNMAGRGTDIVLGGNLDVELAEKGEISDSEKEKFTEQWQERHEAVLTAGGLHVIGSERHESRRIDNQLRGRSGRQGDAGSTRFYLSLQDDLMRIFASDKMSGLMKKLGMEEGEAIEHPWVSRAIENAQRKVEGHNFDIRKQLLEYDDVANDQRKVVYQQRNEMMAEDDLNDIIESIRADVINTLVSNYVPAGTLEEQWDIEGLVKTLEDETGRVLSIQQWLDDDDQLNEYTLAEKVDTELKNIYKEKETAIGADELRRFEKYILLQVLDSHWKEHLAAMDYLRQSINLRAMAQKNPKQEYKRESFEMFTEMLEQIKQEVMSTLARVEIRSQEEIDELERQQHMPMDMSYEHADASMATDEERSDAEKQQPGQKPFVRNDKKIGRNDPCYCGSGKKFKQCHGKLS from the coding sequence AGATTTAATCAGGGTGAATCACTTGATGACCTGTTACCAGAAGCATTCGCTACCGTAAGAGAAGCAAGTAAACGTGTGCTGGGTATGCGCCACTTCGACGTGCAAATGATCGGTGGCATCGTTCTTCATAATGGCAATATTGCCGAGATGCGTACAGGTGAAGGTAAAACGCTGGTTGCAACGCTTGCTACCTATTTAAATGCCCTGTCTTCTAAGGGTGTACATGTTATTACTGTAAACGATTATCTGGCACAACGTGATGCAGGCTGGATGGGTAAGCTTTATGCCTTTTTAGGTTTGAGCACCGGAGTTGTTATATCCGGTATGGAGCCGTTAGCTAAAAAACAGGCTTATGAATCTGATATTACTTATGGAACCAATAATGAATTTGGCTTTGATTATCTGCGCGATAACATGGCATTTAGTGTTGAAGAAAAAGTTCAGCGTGAATTAAATTTTGCTGTTGTCGATGAAGTTGATTCGATTTTAATTGATGAAGCGAGAACGCCGCTAATTATTTCCGGACCAACTAATGATAACTCTGAACTTTATGTGAAATTTAATGGGTTAATTAAAGAATTAGAACAAGGTGAAGAGGGCGAAACAAAAGAAGAAGAACCTACGGGTGATTATACGGTTGACGAAAAAAATAAATCGGTAGCAATCACAGAACAAGGCCATGAAAAAGTTGAAGAGTTACTTATTAGAGAAGGCATTCTAGATGATAATGACAGCCTTTATAGTGCGACGAATATTAATCTCATTCATTATTTAACGGCATCAATACGAGCAAATGTTTTATTTCAAAAAGACGTAAGTTACATTGTTAGTGATGGAAAAATTGTTATTGTTGATGAGTTTACGGGGCGTACAATGGAAGGTCGTCGCTGGTCAGATGGCTTACATCAGGCAATTGAGGCGAAAGAAGGCGTAAATATTGAAAATGAAAATCAAACATTAGCCGGTATCACGTTTCAGAACTATTTCCGTTTATATAATAAATTAGCCGGTATGACTGGTACAGCAGATACGGAAGCATTTGAATTTCAGTCCATTTATAACCTGGAAGTGATGGTTATACCCACTAATCTTGATGTTGCCAGAGTTGATAATGGCGATCTTATTTTTCTTACTGTTGAAGAAAAATTTAATGCAATCGCTGAAGATGTAAAAGACTGTATTGAACGCAAGCAACCTGTCCTGGTTGGTACTGCGTCTATAGAAGCGTCAGAACACCTTTCTGAACTGTTAACCCGATTAAAAGTAAAACACAATGTATTGAATGCAAAACAGCACGAACGAGAAGCTGGTATTATTGCCGAAGCAGGTGTTCCTGGTGCAGTAACCATTGCAACAAATATGGCTGGTCGTGGCACAGATATTGTTCTAGGCGGAAACCTTGATGTTGAATTAGCTGAAAAAGGTGAAATTTCAGATTCAGAAAAAGAAAAATTTACTGAGCAATGGCAGGAAAGGCATGAAGCTGTGTTAACTGCGGGTGGTCTTCATGTTATCGGTAGTGAGCGCCATGAGTCGCGTCGTATCGATAATCAATTACGAGGTCGCTCAGGTCGTCAAGGTGATGCCGGATCTACTCGATTTTATCTTTCATTACAGGATGATCTGATGCGAATATTTGCATCAGATAAAATGTCTGGTTTAATGAAAAAACTGGGTATGGAAGAAGGAGAGGCGATTGAGCATCCGTGGGTATCCAGAGCGATAGAAAATGCACAACGTAAAGTTGAAGGGCATAACTTCGATATTCGAAAACAGTTACTTGAATATGATGATGTTGCGAATGATCAACGTAAGGTTGTGTATCAGCAACGTAATGAAATGATGGCTGAAGATGATTTGAATGACATTATCGAATCTATCCGTGCTGATGTGATTAATACACTGGTATCAAATTATGTGCCTGCAGGAACGCTTGAAGAGCAGTGGGATATTGAAGGGCTTGTTAAAACGCTGGAAGATGAAACAGGAAGAGTATTAAGTATTCAGCAATGGCTTGATGATGATGATCAGCTGAATGAATATACTTTGGCGGAAAAAGTTGATACAGAGCTGAAGAATATTTATAAAGAAAAAGAAACAGCTATTGGTGCCGATGAGTTACGCCGATTTGAGAAATATATTCTATTACAGGTACTGGACTCGCACTGGAAAGAGCATCTGGCGGCAATGGATTATTTACGTCAGAGTATAAATTTACGCGCGATGGCACAAAAAAATCCAAAGCAGGAATACAAGCGTGAATCGTTTGAAATGTTTACTGAAATGCTGGAGCAAATAAAACAGGAAGTAATGTCAACGTTAGCCAGAGTTGAAATTCGTTCTCAGGAAGAAATCGATGAACTGGAACGTCAACAGCATATGCCAATGGATATGAGTTATGAGCATGCTGATGCGTCAATGGCAACAGATGAAGAAAGGTCTGATGCAGAAAAGCAGCAACCAGGACAAAAACCTTTTGTAAGAAATGATAAGAAAATTGGCCGAAATGATCCGTGTTATTGTGGTTCAGGTAAAAAATTCAAACAATGCCACGGTAAGTTAAGTTAA
- a CDS encoding type II secretion system protein F, whose protein sequence is MAQKNKKIEKSSFLWEGKNKEGRVMKGEIHAHSIALVKAELRKQGILPKKVKKKSSSLFKSKGKKITPADISIFSRQMATMMKAGVPLVQSFDITAGGHSNKNMSDLIYAIKADVEAGGSFAEAISKHPLQFDDLFVNLVAAGEQSGALETLLEKIATYKEKTEALKAKIKKALVYPVSVLIVAFIVSAILLIFVVPIFADLFSGFGADLPAFTLFVVGISDFMVAYWWIVFGIIAGSIFSIKNLFRRSKKFRNTLDRAYLKLPVVGNLVLTSSVARFSRTLSTMFAAGVPLVEALDSVAGASGNNEYVKAILTMRDDLASGLQLQSSLQAFPELFPNLVVQMVSIGEESGALDEMLGKVADFYEAEVDNAVDSLTSLMEPLIMSFLAVVIGGLVIAMYLPIFKMGQVVG, encoded by the coding sequence ATGGCACAGAAAAATAAAAAAATTGAGAAGAGTTCTTTTCTTTGGGAAGGAAAAAACAAAGAAGGCAGGGTCATGAAAGGTGAAATCCATGCCCATAGTATTGCTCTGGTAAAAGCTGAGCTTAGAAAACAGGGAATACTCCCAAAAAAGGTTAAGAAAAAATCTTCCAGTTTATTTAAGTCTAAGGGCAAAAAAATTACACCTGCTGATATTTCTATATTCAGTCGTCAAATGGCGACAATGATGAAAGCTGGCGTACCATTAGTTCAATCATTCGATATAACCGCCGGCGGCCACTCCAATAAAAACATGTCCGATTTGATTTATGCAATTAAAGCAGACGTTGAAGCCGGTGGCTCATTTGCAGAAGCCATCTCAAAACACCCTTTACAATTTGACGATCTATTTGTCAATCTTGTAGCCGCAGGTGAACAATCTGGTGCACTGGAAACTCTGCTTGAAAAAATTGCGACTTATAAAGAGAAAACTGAAGCATTAAAAGCCAAAATTAAAAAAGCATTAGTTTACCCAGTCTCTGTACTGATTGTTGCTTTTATCGTTTCCGCAATACTGCTTATATTTGTGGTGCCTATCTTTGCTGATTTGTTTTCAGGTTTCGGTGCTGATTTACCTGCATTTACTTTGTTTGTTGTAGGTATTTCAGATTTCATGGTCGCATACTGGTGGATAGTTTTTGGCATTATAGCCGGTTCCATTTTTAGTATAAAAAACCTATTCCGACGCTCTAAAAAATTCCGGAACACTTTAGATAGAGCCTATCTAAAGTTACCCGTAGTTGGTAATTTAGTATTAACCTCATCAGTCGCCCGGTTTTCACGTACGCTGTCTACCATGTTCGCTGCTGGTGTACCACTGGTTGAGGCTCTAGATTCGGTAGCAGGTGCATCGGGTAATAATGAATATGTAAAAGCCATTTTAACAATGAGAGATGACTTGGCCAGTGGCCTGCAATTACAAAGCAGCCTACAGGCTTTTCCTGAACTATTCCCTAATCTTGTTGTACAAATGGTATCCATTGGTGAGGAATCAGGTGCACTAGATGAAATGTTAGGTAAGGTCGCTGACTTTTATGAAGCAGAAGTCGACAATGCGGTTGACTCACTTACAAGCTTGATGGAACCATTAATTATGTCCTTCCTTGCCGTTGTCATTGGTGGTCTGGTTATTGCTATGTACCTGCCAATATTCAAAATGGGTCAGGTTGTTGGTTAA